From Xenopus tropicalis strain Nigerian chromosome 3, UCB_Xtro_10.0, whole genome shotgun sequence, the proteins below share one genomic window:
- the loxl1 gene encoding lysyl oxidase homolog 1 precursor (The RefSeq protein has 1 substitution compared to this genomic sequence) has protein sequence MAFLGQLCLWVWGLSVALGQEGDGWGQMIQWEESGRRYRLLNSGSEYQAAGGGTGGSRVLLDGSRSGGSDLRRRQAPSSPRTSSQTIRGNTRHPFGFGQVPDNWRSVSESASTGRIVPSAGAGSSGRIRQSSSQASVGTQFFPRAQPPFVPQSDLNPQGYDEGYGYQRAGGGGGGYFAQSWAGGYEDFWEEPSPPFAQPPYFGIPPNLPPQQAPQANPVLPQDGLDRRFAHSLFRGEDPPVPASDPVRPGYGGGGDAGYPPFGGVREGDGGYYVATRPEPVQPPARVPSVPATGGQAQVEQQGRATVGSVFRGNQNGRGLPDLVPDPSYVQAATYIQRAHLYSLKCAAEEHCLSSSAYSAEATDYDVRVLLRFPQRVKNQGTADFLPTRPRQSWEWHSCHQHYHSMDEFSHYDLLDATTGRKVAEGHKASFCLEDTTCDFGNLKRYACTSHTQGLSPGCYDTYNADIDCQWIDITEVKPGNYILKVVVNPKYKVLESDFTNNVVRCNIHYTGRYASATNCRITQF, from the exons ATGGCCTTCCTGGGGCAGCTCTGCCTATGGGTTTGGGGTCTTTCTGTggcactggggcaggagggtGATGGTTGGGGACAGATGATCCAGTGGGAAGAGAGTGGGAGGCGCTATCGGCTACTAAATTCAGGCTCTGAGTACCAGGCAGCAGGGGGAGGCACAGGTGGATCTCGAGTCCTGCTGGATGGGAGCCGTAGTGGAGGTTCAGACCTCCGACGCCGTCAAGCACCTAGTTCTCCACGCACTAGCTCCCAAACCATCAGGGGGAATACCAGACACCCATTTGGCTTCGGCCAAGTGCCCGACAACTGGCGCAGCGTAAGTGAATCAGCAAGCACTGGGCGCATTGTCCCTTCCGCAGGGGCTGGCAGCAGCGGAAGAATACGTCAGTCCTCTTCCCAGGCTTCTGTGGGTACACAGTTTTTTCCAAGGGCCCAACCCCCTTTTGTTCCCCAGTCTGACTTAAATCCTCAGGGATATGATGAGGGCTATGGGTACCAGAGAGCAGGAGGTGGGGGAGGAGGCTATTTTGCGCAATCATGGGCTGGTGGATATGAGGActtttgggaggagccctcaccACCTTTTGCACAACCCCCTTATTTTGGGATCCCCCCTAACCTACCACCACAACAAGCTCCTCAAGCCCATCCAGTGCTGCCCCAGGATGGACTGGATCGGCGCTTTGCCCATAGTTTGTTCCGTGGTGAAGACCCCCCAGTCCCAGCTAGTGACCCTGTCCGCCCTGGCTATGGTGGTGGGGGTGATGCTGGGTACCCCCCTTTTGGAGGGGTGAGAGAGGGAGATGGAGGATATTATGTGGCAACTAGACCAGAACCAGTCCAGCCCCCAGCCAGAGTACCTAGTGTCCCTGCTACAGGAGGCCAAGCCCAGGTTGAACAACAAGGCAGAGCCACCGTGGGGAGCGTATTCCGAGGCAACCAGAATGGAAGAG GTCTTCCTGATTTGGTACCTGATCCTAGTTATGTCCAAGCTGCTACATATATTCAACGAGCTCATCTGTATTCTCTGAAGTGTGCGGCCGAAGAGCACTGTCTCTCCAG CTCTGCATACTCGGCTGAAGCCACAGATTATGATGTTCGAGTTCTTCTACGTTTCCCACAAAGAGTGAAAAATCAGGGTACTGCTGACTTTCTGCCTACTCGCCCACGCCAGTCATGGGAATGGCACAGCTGCCACCA GCACTATCACAGCATGGATGAGTTCAGTCATTATGACTTGCTGGATGCTACCACAGGCAGAAAAGTTGCAGAGGGACATAAGGCCAGCTTCTGTTTAGAGGACACTACTTGTGACTTTGGAAACTTAAAGAGATATGCATGCACTTCACACACTCAG GGTCTGAGTCCGGGATGCTACGATACTTACAATGCAGATATAGACTGTCAGTGGATTGATATCACAGAGGTGAAGCCAGGAAACTATATACTTAAG GTTGTAGTGAATCCAAAGTATAAGGTTTTGGAGTCGGACTTCACCAATAATGTGGTGCGCTGTAACATCCACTACACTGGACGTTATGCATCTGCTACAAACTGCCGCATTACACA GTTTTGA